In Vidua macroura isolate BioBank_ID:100142 chromosome 7, ASM2450914v1, whole genome shotgun sequence, a single genomic region encodes these proteins:
- the LOC128809968 gene encoding plasma membrane ascorbate-dependent reductase CYBRD1, translated as MEDYGRFLALLASTLLVGFVSVILSLVWVLHYREGLSWDGSLGEFNWHPVLIITGFVFIQGIAIIVYRLPWTWKCSKLLMKFIHAGLNTIAMILAIVSMVAVFEFHNAKNIPNMYSLHSWIGLTAVIFYSLQLFLGFAVFLLPFAPVHLRAALMPIHVYSGLTIFATVIATALMGITEKLIFALKNPAYSASPPEATLVNCLGLLLVIFGSLILWMASRPHWKRPPAENAKILRPIGATPDGTEVESTLTKHSNADKSDLRSNTEAARKQNIKFDEAGQRSTM; from the exons ATGGAGGACTACGGGCGATTCTTGGCGCTGCTGGCCTCTACGCTGCTGGTCGGCTTCGTGTCGGTCATTCTCTCCCTGGTCTGGGTCTTGCACTACCGCgaagggctgagctgggacGGCAGCCTGGGGGAATTCAACTGGCACCCCGTCCTCATCATCACGGGCTTCGTCTTCATCCAGGGCATCG cTATTATTGTGTACAGATTGCCCTGGACCTGGAAGTGCAGCAAACTCCTAATGAAATTCATACATGCTGGATTAAATACCATAGCTATGATTCTTGCAATTGTTTCTATGGTAGCCGTGTTTGAATTCCACAATGCCAAGAACATTCCTAACATGTACAGTCTGCACAGCTGGATTGGGCTGACTGCTGTTATATTTTATTCTCTCCAG CTGTTCTTGGGTTTCGCTGTCTTTCTGCTCCCGTTTGCTCCAGTTCATCTCCGTGCAGCTCTCATGCCAATACACGTTTATTCGGGTCTTACCATCTTTGCAACAGTGATTGCAACAGCTCTCATGGGAATCACAGAAAAGCTTATATTTGCATT gaaaaatcctgCATACAGTGCATCCCCACCAGAAGCAACTTTGGTCAACTGTCTTGGTCTTTTGCTTGTCATATTTGGTTCACTTATTTTGTGGATGGCAAGCAGGCCCCACTGGAAGCGGCCCCCAGCAGAGAATGCTAAAATTCTGAGGCCCATTGGAGCAACTCCTGATGGCACAGAAGTAGAATCCACACTGACAAAGCATAGTAACGCAGATAAATCTGATCTGAGGAGCAATACTGAAGcagccagaaaacaaaacatcaaaTTTGATGAAGCGGGACAAAGATCAACTATgtaa